A window of Corticium candelabrum chromosome 3, ooCorCand1.1, whole genome shotgun sequence contains these coding sequences:
- the LOC134177183 gene encoding uncharacterized protein LOC134177183, with product MTMERPKLVVLLTLMVTATAVSSVNDTVIERSKGCKDCCSITIEDIHVAPGAPGGPGEQGKKGDRGDKGESGLTGEKGSPGISNINLCSSAIRGLLRYDQEVKEAEYCDGTQWLNLLPGSSAMFPALSCKEIASSKSGQYWIKPSFNDPPFKVFCDASEGWTLIMKIDGKKQTFTYASDLWSNKKTFQSNNLDLDNKETKLASYWTLPFTELRLGMKVDGTIRWITFSYSASSLYSLIADGQYRSTRIGKSKWRSLLPTSSLQRNCNKEGFNPKPDRPGSSGGILTARARLGIIANEQNNCATPDSFLGFGTRYPQATDKNSAGNQACCTAEDGPVNLKVIGYIMAR from the exons ATGACGATGGAACGACCCAAACTTGTCGTGCTCTTAACATTGATGGTGACCGCTACTGCAGTGTCAAGTGTAAACGACACAGTCATTGAA AGAAGCAAGGGCTGCAAAGACTGCTGCTCGA TAACAATAGAAGACATCCACGTTGCTCCTGGTGCGCCTGGTGGTCCCGGAGAGCAAGGAAAGAAAGGAGACAGAG GTGACAAAGGCGAGAGCGGATTGACTGGAGAGAAAGGGTCGCCAGGAATCTCTAATATAAATTTGTGCTCTAGTGCCATAAGAG GGTTACTACGATATGACCAAGAAGTCAAGGAGGCAGAGTACTGTGACGGTACTCAATGGTTGAATCTATTACCAGGAAGTTCAGCTATGTTCCCTGCATTATCATGTAAAGAAATAGCATCATCCAAAAGTGGACAGTACTGGATTAAACCATCCTTTAATGATCCTCCATTTAAG GTATTCTGTGATGCGAGTGAAGGTTGGACTTTGATCATGAAGATAGACGGAAAGAAGCAAACATTTACTTATGCCAGCGACTTGTGGTCGAACAAGAAAACATTTCAATCAAACAATTTGGATTTAgataacaaagaaacaaaactgGCTTCGTATTGGACACTGCCATTTACTGAACTCCGTTTGGGAATGAAAGTAGATGGAACGATCAGATGGATCACCTTCAGCTATAGTGCATCATCTCTCTACAGTCTTATTGCTGATGGACAGTACAGAAGCACACGTATTGGTAAGAGTAAGTGGAGAAGTTTACTGCCAACATCATCTCTGCAAAGAAATTGCAACAAG GAAGGATTCAACCCAAAGCCAGACCGCCCTGGCTCAAGCGGGGGCATCTTAACTGCACGAGCACGTCTGGGAATTATTGCTAACGAACAAAATAACTGTGCCACTCCAGACTCTTTTCTTGGTTTCGGAACGCGGTACCCACAAGCAACGGACAAAAACAGTGCTGGAAACCAAGCGTGCTGTACTGCAGAGGACGGTCCTGTAAACCTCAAAGTCATCGGCTACATCATGGCACGTTAG
- the LOC134176832 gene encoding transmembrane and coiled-coil domain-containing protein 4-like, with protein sequence MASGQLGYEIDGIITTIQKDEELEKKFEPLIQEVLSLGISNGRYDARFRVLIFKLSTLLGLEEEAVTAVETIVMENFEEQQEEETSEQRESRLKREKLQKRKRNILTGAAVIGGGALLALTGGLAAPLVAAGVGAVVGGTAAAALGSVVGLAAITSLFGATGAGLAGYKMRRRVGGVREFTFRPLSENRHLHITIAVTGWIAKEDKESFLSPWRALNHSPEQYTLQWESDHLKNLGSVLSDFVTSTVTGTVTSEVLKHSVLSSLMAAIAWPAALLKVADVIDNPWNVCANRAKQCGHLLADILLSRRQGHRPVTLIGFSLGARVIFYCLTEMARRPDCQGIVQDAVLLGAPVSGSADAWAPLTKVVAGRLVNAYTRSDWLLKFLYRTASVQGDIAGLMPIELDHRVMCNVDLTGKVDGHKSYRKQLTFILNLCGVKCRDVETSEVNSTETLCVGDEEETIQDRHREEHKDDTDLEFCTSAPDRLK encoded by the exons ATGGCAAGTGGTCAGCTAGGTTATGAGATAGATGGAATTataactacaatacaaaaggatgaaGAACTTGAAAAGAAGTTTGAGCCACTGATTCAG GAAGTACTTTCATTGGGAATTTCTAATG GTCGTTATGATGCACGGTTTCGTGTACTGATCTTTAAGTTATCTACATTATTGGGATTAGAGGAAGAAGCAGTTACTGCTGTTGAAACTATTGTGATGGAGAACTTTGAAGAgcaacaagaagaagagacaAG TGAGCAACGTGAATCAAGACTGAAAAGGGAGAAACTTCAGAAACGGAAAAGAAATATACTTACTGGTGCTGCAGTGATTGGAGGTGGAGCTCTTCTTG CTTTGACTGGAGGATTGGCAGCTCCGCTTGTTGCAGCTGGAGTAGGAGCTGTTGTTGGAGGtactgcagctgctgcacttGGATCTGTTGTTGGACTTGCAGCCATTACATCATTATTTGGTGCAACAGGTGCTGGACTTGCAG GATACAAGATGAGAAGGCGTGTTGGTGGAGTTCGGGAGTTCACGTTCAGGCCATTATCAGAAAATAGGCACTTGCATATTACTATAGCAGTGACGGGATGGATAGCTAAGGAAGACAAAG agaGCTTTTTGTCTCCATGGAGAGCACTGAATCATTCACCAGAGCAGTACACTCTCCAATGGGAGTCAGA TCACTTGAAAAACCTTGGGTCTGTTTTGTCTGACTTTGTAACAAGCACTGTGACTGGCACCGTTACATCAGAAGTGCTAAAGCATTCTGTTTTATCAT CTCTCATGGCTGCAATTGCTTGGCCTGCTGCTCTACTGAAGGTTGCTGATGTTATTGACAATCCTTGGAATGTATGTGCTAATCGTGCAAAACAATGTGGCCACTTGCTGGCTGATATTCTTTTGTCAAGAAGACAA GGCCATCGTCCTGTTACCTTGATTGGGTTCAGCTTAGGTGCAAGAGTTATCTTTTATTGTTTGACTGAGATGGCAAGAAGGCCTG ACTGTCAAGGAATTGTTCAGGATGCTGTGCTACTGGGTGCACCGGTGAGTGGAAGTGCGGATGCATGGGCTCCTTTGACAAAAGTCGTCGCTGGTCGTTTGGTCAATGCGTACACGAG ATCCGATTGGTTGTTGAAGTTTTTGTATCGTACAGCATCAGTTCAAGGCGACATAGCAGGTCTTATGCCTATTGAGCTAGATCATCGAGTTATGTGTAATGTTGATTTGACTGGCAAG GTTGATGGTCATAAAAGTTATCGAAAGCAACTCACATTTATTTTAAACCTTTGTGGAGTGAAATGTCGAGATGTAGAAACAAGTGAAGTTAACTCAACTGAAACTTTGTGTGTTGGCGATGAGGAGGAAACCATCCAAGATAGACACAGAGAGGAACACAAGGACGATACAGATCTAGAATTCTGTACTTCTGCGCCTGACAGACTAAAATAG
- the LOC134177461 gene encoding stabilizer of axonemal microtubules 2-like: MKKCICEICVCGRHRCPHRPQAWTQRSSNLGQCVLSEYKQTYKQFDIRPRQSFKPKEKPLASTGKLETKTTNRCDYVAHRPVPRLSFGHVGEYVKSSDLMEGETEYMREYPEKIVSPPSPVRKREVSKPAQKDISPFQGATTHREDYRAWALQTVARDNFKQFRAYTPPKEKFEAQSTFQHDFKADSSFSPREMMKPIHAVIMSSAPFDDTTTNRVDYKAPAMGPRVLVKRTQPYIGTREKFNAITTNRKDFVSHTGIERPKCAKPALEIVKSSEPFTSNTTHNMSYIPWQLQPRFEYPRQEYYPSPEKFDHISTNQSDYRDFGQVERAVPRTREPPSHEPPPFSGVTTQRLDYQPWAVQLRDRLVKQENAYKPLQGPFEGQSTFQAHFQAKYAPPAVSAKPRETRIESSSQFDGSTIYRNTYTYKETSPCPASLLRDSCTPPVKDRYVFSHQTGTGHKFYEPPTDKKQRLSKSMPEMTRHAYS; the protein is encoded by the exons ATGAAGAAATGCATCTGCGAAATCTGCGTGTGTGG CCGACATCGCTGTCCACATCGACCTCAAGCATGGACACAGCGCTCATCAAACTTGGGGCAGTGTGTTCTGTCTGAGTACAAGCAAACTTATAAACAGTTTGATATTCGTCCTCGTCAGTCTTTCAAACCGAAGGAGAAACCGCTAGCTTCTACTGGCAAATTGGAAACAAAGACAACCAATCGGTGTGACTACGTCGCTCATCGCCCTGTGCCACGCTTGTCGTTTGGCCACGTGGGAGAGTATGTGAAATCAAGTGACCTTATGGAAGGTGAAACAGAATACATGAGAGAGTATCCGGAGAAAATTGTTTCTCCACCGTCTCCAGTTCGCAAACGGGAGGTGTCCAAACCGGCACAAAAAGACATCTCACCTTTCCAG GGAGCCACTACACACAGAGAGGACTACAGAGCATGGGCACTGCAGACTGTGGCAAGAGACAACTTCAAACAGTTCCGTGCTTACACTCCACCAAAGGAAAAGTTTGAAGCACAATCAACATTTCAACATGATTTCAAGGCGGATAGTTCGTTTTCACCACGTGAGATGATGAAACCCATTCATGCAGTCATCATGTCAAGTGCTCCTTTTGATGACACAACAACCAATCGGGTTGATTACAAAGCACCAGCAATGGGGCCTCGTGTTCTAGTAAAGAGAACCCAACCGTATATTGGGACGAGAGAAAAATTTAATGCCATCACAACCAATAGGAAAGACTTTGTTTCTCACACTGGAATTGAGCGTCCCAAGTGTGCAAAGCCTGCACTAGAAATTGTGAAGTCAAGTGAACCATTCAccagtaacacaacacataataTGAGCTACATTCCATGGCAACTTCAGCCACGATTTGAGTATCCTCGTCAAGAATATTACCCATCACCTGAAAAGTTTGACCACATCTCAACTAATCAATCAGACTATCGAGATTTTGGACAAGTGGAGAGGGCAGTACCACGAACAAGGGAACCACCTTCTCATGAACCGCCTCCATTTTCAGGGGTGACAACTCAGCGCCTTGACTACCAACCTTGGGCAGTCCAACTGAGAGATAGATTGGTAAAACAGGAGAATGCGTATAAGCCACTACAGGGTCCATTTGAAGGACAGTCGACATTCCAAGCACACTTCCAGGCAAAGTACGCACCACCTGCTGTATCAGCAAAGCCACGTGAAACAAGAATCGAAAGCTCAAGTCAGTTTGATGGTAGCACAATCTACCGAAATACATACACTTACAAAGAAACGAGCCCTTGCCCTGCTTCTCTGCTACGGGACAGTTGTACTCCACCAGTGAAAGATCGGTATGTCTTCTCACATCAGACTGGAACAGGTCACAAGTTCTATGAGCCCCCGACTGACAAGAAACAGCGTTTGAGTAAGAGCATGCCTGAAATGACCAGGCATGCATATAGTTAG
- the LOC134177211 gene encoding tectonic-like complex member MKS1 gives MDPTSRDKVGVYRSNDPLRSFKIEVTLRKVAAGSVFSPVPLPNARANQEGLELNEMRHENDSNTETCVFAWQEKLFSEREEDFYADRNNCLTPLELKYNDDVVAVKASGGRRNSRIFTYVDHDQYTDTTECVATETTSSQQVTSYLVQNVLNVRQRRTGARAAFEVTGRRDDGQAITSRIDPVAIPTSAESVPANHVISTPSQTMHVMTDLSPADRLGQLEDEHLLCTLRADSHGVITVKPDFNQKGKRYYIENTEGELFEFTIKHVSSPMSRSIKVQETNMFRELYGRHSEILLSAVGQDFARPHSENEILFCAFGEIVSAADFEYDGLYVEYFVHLPDGWKPSGLDQKLTGISNISYTRQTGDRTVAHFGFPFEFEVLFNSELLEDGQSPHMPEVYLQVISLDFWERHRTEGYGRLVLPQRSGVYQENILTWRPFGRGVVSEMRRYFIGGSPELDDITYVSKPTGFTGSHMSRYGFRATTSGTVVVRLNVIQQSQKVIDSQRRDQGGRTETAASAAVLSSFSAALDAFQRARERMRNVKESLKY, from the exons ATGGATCCTACTAGTAGAGACAAAGTTGGTGTCTACAGGTCGAATGATCCTCTCAGAAGCTTTAAAATTGAAGTGACATTGAGGAAAGTAGCAGCCGGGAGCGTCTTCTCTCCTGTCCCACTTCCAAACGCAAGAGCGAATCAAGAAGGACTGGAACTGAACGAAATGAGACACGAGAACGATTCCAATACGGAGACGTGTGTGTTCGCTTGGCAGGAGAAGCTGTTCTCGGAAAGAGAAGAGGATTTCTACGCCGACAGAAACAACTGTCTTACTCCATTAGAACTGAAGTATAACGATGATGTGGTGGCTGTCAAGGCATCGGGAGGTAGAAGAAACAGTAGGATATTCACGTATGTCGATCATGATCAATACACCGACACAACAGAGTGTGTTGCCACGGAAACAACGTCGTCACAGCAAGTGACCTCATATTTGGTACAGAACGTTCTCAATGTGAGGCAAAGACGCACTGGTGCCAGGGCTGCATTTGAAGTGACTGGACGTAGGGATGATGGCCAAGCCATCACTTCCAGGATCGATCCTGTTGCCATACCGACATCAGCCGAATCTGTGCCAGCCAATCATGTCATTAGTACTCCATCACAAACTATGCATGTGATGACTGATCTGAGTCCTGCAGATCGACTGGGACAGTTAGAAGATGAGCACTTGCTTTGTACTTTAAGAGCTGACTCACATGGTGTTATTACTGTGAAGCCAGATTTTAATCAAAAAGGAAAACGCTATTACATTGAAAACACAGAAGGGGAGCTGTTTGAGTTTACAATCAAACACGTGTCTAGTCCGATGAGTCGATCAATCAAGGTACAAGAAACAAATATGTTTAGAGAGTTGTACGGTCGACATAGTGAAATACTTTTAAGTGCTGTCGGTCAAGATTTTGCTCGACCTCACAGTGAAAATGAAATACTATTttgtgcatttggagaaatAGTTAGTGCAGCAGACTTTGAGTATGATGGTCTTTATGTAGAGTATTTTGTACATCTGCCTGATGGTTGGAAACCATCTGGTCTCGACCAGAAATTGACTGGGATCAGTAATATATCATATACTCGTCAGACTGGCGATAGGACTGTTGCTCATTTTGGATTTCCGTTTGAGTTTGAGGTTCTTTTTAATTCAGAATTGTTGGAAGATGGTCAAAGTCCTCACATGCCAGAAGTCTACTTGCAGGTGATATCGTTAGACTTTTGGGAACGACATCGCACTGAGGGCTATGGTCGACTTGTTCTTCCTCAGCGTTCTGGTGTGTATCAGGAGAATATTTTAACTTGGCGACCTTTTGGACGTGGTGTGGTGTCTGAAATGAGAAGATACTTTATTGGTGGATCACCTGAATTAGATGATATTACGTATGTATCCAAACCAACTGGATTTACAGGAAGCCATATGAGCCG ATATGGTTTTCGAGCTACGACATCAGGCACTGTTGTTGTCCGTCTAAATGTCATCCAGCAATCACAGAAAGTTATAGATTCTCAAAGACGGGATCAAGGCGGTAGAACTGAAACTgcagcttctgctgctgttttgtCATCATTTTCAGCTGCCTTGGATGCTTTCCAACGTGCCCGAGAAAGAATGCGAAATGTTAAAGAAAGTCTAAAATACTGA
- the LOC134177133 gene encoding N-acetylglucosamine-6-phosphate deacetylase-like yields the protein MRRDSVGINEHARRIEQVLQHQLNNGVTHLLLATLASPLNLLKNYLKGAKQVMESGKQGKLPDSCLGGCLVEGTFMNPSCCGCHNPAYVYLPSWSLAQKLVDTGAVQILNVAPEIGDEADALDVVLKAKEAGVVVAVGHAKPHAVMLRKAVDAGCSYVIHLGNGPTGSSWKSFNDGGMMEEALRNDYLTVSIIADFIHVHPCLLRDWIARKEISRVIAISDQAFATGLGKRKSFEVFGRLGKVSDDGSHLLAVDSESGESSKMETNRTSEVAGLFGSCISMKQIFENVLNLMFHAMDGVYIRHHEGQCLSDAIRSAISLCSTNPARLLKLDHHCGDVKVGLDATLLLVNVTERKVRPGDTWFGCMWETYLDVTLEKVIYHGKVVR from the exons ATGCGCAGGGATAGTGTGGGAATAAACGAACACGCAAGAAGAATTGAACAGGTTCTTCAACATCAACTCAATAATGGAGTTACCCACCTTTTACTG GCCACATTGGCTTCACCCTTGAATTTACTTAAAAACTATCTCAAGGGTGCCAAGCAAGTAATGGAGTCAGGCAAGCAAG GAAAGCTGCCAGATTCCTGCTTGGGTGGCTGTTTAGTTGAGGGCACATTTATGAATCCCAGCTGTTGCGGATGTCATAATCCGGCATATGTTTACTTGCCATCTTGGTCGCTCGCCCAAAAACTGGTTGACACAGGGGCAGTGCAGATACTCAATGTGGCTCCAGAA ATTGGTGATGAAGCGGATGCTCTTGATGTTGTATTAAAGGCCAAGGAGGCTGGTGTTGTTGTCGCTGTTGGACATGCCAAGCCTCATGCTGTTATGCTGAGAAAAGCTGTTGATGCTGGCTGTAGCTATGTTATACATCTTGGAAATGGTCCTACAGGAAGCAGCTGGAAGTCTTTCAATGATGGAGGGATGATG GAGGAAGCACTTAGGAATGACTATTTGACAGTATCTATTATTGCTGATTTTATTCATGTTCATCCTTGTCTTTTACGTGACTGGATTGCAAGGAAAGAAATTTCTCGAGTTATTGCAATCAGTGATCAAGCATTTGCAACTGGTCTTGGAAAACGCAAGTCATTCGAAGTGTTTGGTCGTTTGGGGAAAGTGTCTGATGATGGAAGTCATCTATTAGCTGTGGATTCAGAGTCTGGAGAAAGCAGCAAAatggagacaaacagaacatcTGAAGTGGCTGGTCTGTTTGGGTCTTGCATTAGTATGAAACAAATATTTGAAAATGTTTTGAACTTGATGTTTCATGCAATGGACGGTGTGTACATAAGACATCATGAGGGCCAGTGTTTGTCTGATGCTATTAGATCAGCTATCTCACTTTGTAGCACCAACCCAGCTCGGCTGCTGAAACTTGATCATCATTGTGGCGATGTGAAGGTTGGATTGGATGCAACTCTTTTGCTAGTTAATGTAACAGAGAGAAAAGTCAGGCCTGGTGACACATGGTTTGGCTGTATGTGGGAGACATATCTAGATGTTACATTGGAGAAAGTCATATATCATGGGAAAGTTGTCAGATAA
- the LOC134177212 gene encoding transmembrane protein 183A-like, which produces MDAEDTSGHSDLRVQDETAEICENFQKCSLSASMNDLPLEVWLAIGRFVPPEDVLTFCLICRRSYEATHRPLFWIRLYKRHRPPPLCCKGLLSQDLTYRGIKTGKGLRAKVIRALYRMYPLFGRIPFKLLENGDFLVGRRCCGLWARTEVSTICRNKRNLYLKLEDVEGRESRHMFHALKANYEANMKILVIEGFENQTFPPIKNLVLRKMLIRRVHADSKKKGDEIVAENSEVTLHFDGECRESVTITVRSDRCHKFIVSVLDWWDIRYPYPYLRYAKERAMKRRIHMGKLPHKVRTDISWMFGNEDDDHDDDYYW; this is translated from the coding sequence ATGGACGCAGAAGACACCAGTGGACACTCAGATTTGAGAGTTCAAGACGAAACTGCTGAAATTTGTGAGAACTTCCAGAAATGCAGTCTGAGTGCGAGTATGAATGACTTGCCACTGGAAGTGTGGCTGGCCATCGGTCGATTTGTTCCACCAGAGGATGTGCTCACATTCTGTCTTATCTGTCGAAGATCTTACGAAGCGACTCATCGACCGCTATTCTGGATTCGCCTCTACAAAAGGCACAGACCGCCTCCTCTGTGTTGCAAAGGGCTGCTATCACAAGATCTCACATACCGGGGGATCAAAACAGGAAAAGGCTTGAGAGCTAAAGTAATCAGAGCTCTTTACCGCATGTATCCTTTATTCGGTAGGATACCGTTTAAGTTACTTGAAAATGGAGACTTTCTTGTTGGTCGTCGATGTTGTGGATTGTGGGCACGTACTGAAGTGTCAACAATTTGTAGAAACAAGCgaaatttgtatttaaaacTTGAAGATGTAGAAGGACGCGAGTCGAGGCATATGTTTCATGCTCTGAAGGCTAACTACGAGGCAAATATGAAAATATTGGTGATTGAGGGATTTGAGAATCAAACATTTCCTCCCATAAAAAACCTTGTTTTGCGTAAGATGTTGATTAGGAGAGTTCATGCTGATAGTAAGAAAAAGGGCGATGAAATTGTTGCTGAGAATAGTGAAGTCACGTTGCATTTCGATGGCGAGTGCAGGGAAAGTGTGACAATTACAGTGAGGTCCGACAGATGTCATAAGTTTATAGTATCAGTACTGGATTGGTGGGATATTCGTTATCCTTATCCTTATCTGAGATATGCAAAAGAAAGAGCAATGAAGAGACGCATTCATATGGGAAAGTTGCCACATAAAGTGAGGACTGACATTAGTTGGATGTTTGGTAATGAAGACGACGACCATGATGATGACTATTACTGGTAA